A single genomic interval of Danio aesculapii chromosome 5, fDanAes4.1, whole genome shotgun sequence harbors:
- the hsd20b2 gene encoding hydroxysteroid (20-beta) dehydrogenase 2 has product MGDNAECCWYSIVLCGIGCVTVVYYMLRWSWQCWHGFKVYVISEIWQTDLRTYGRWAVVTGATSGIGRAYAEELAKRGLDIVLISRSEDKLHRVAKDIESKYSRKTRVIQADFTEGHSIYSTITQQLEGLEIGILVNNVGMNYIGVLANFLDVPDPDQRITQVLNCNTLSVTQMCRVILPGMVERGKGLIINISSEAGYQPLPMVSLYSATKAFVTYFSLSLNAEYRSKGITVQCVAPFMVSTNMTHNVPVNPLVKSAASFARDALNTVGYTTYTSGCLTHALQHIALSIVFPGWLRLTSFCVQRMEKFARSIEPQLNELMAETKTKQE; this is encoded by the exons ATGGGAGACAATGCAGAGTGCTGCTGGTACTCAATTGTGTTGTGTGGCATCGGTTGTGTTACGGTTGTGTATTACATGCTGAGGTGGTCCTGGCAGTGTTGGCACGGGTTCAAAGTGTACGTGATCTCTGAGATCTGGCAGACGGACCTGAGGACATACGGCCGCTGGGCTG TTGTAACTGGTGCAACATCAGGCATTGGTCGAGCATACGCTGAAGAG CTTGCCAAACGAGGATTAGACATTGTTCTGATCAGTCGCTCAGAGGACAAACTTCACAGAGTCGCCAAAGATATAG agtCTAAATACAGTCGAAAGACACGCGTCATTCAGGCAGACTTCACCGAGGGTCACTCCATCTACTCTACAATCACACAACAGCTCGAGGGCCTGGAGATAGGAATTCTGG tgaACAATGTAGGCATGAACTATATCGGGGTTCTGGCAAATTTCCTTGATGTTCCTGATCCAGACCAG AGGATCACACAGGTGCTAAACTGCAACACACTGTCTGTCACACAG ATGTGCAGAGTTATTTTGCCAGGAATGGTAGAAAG GGGGAAAGGCCTCATCATAAACATCTCATCAGAAGCCGGATATCAGCCTTTACCAATGGTCTCACTCTATTCTGCAACCAAG GCATTTGTAACATATTTCTCTCTGAGTCTGAATGCAGAATACAGGTCAAAGGGAATCACTGTTCAG TGCGTCGCCCCGTTTATGGTCTCCACGAACATGACTCATAATGTACCTGTGAATCCACTGGTGAAAAGTGCAGCTTCGTTTGCTCGAGACGCTCTGAACACTGTGGGCTACACAACATACACAAGCGGCTGCTTAACTCATGCACTGCAG CACATTGCTCTGTCCATTGTTTTTCCGGGTTGGCTGCGTCTCACGTCCTTTTGTGTGCAACGCATGGAAAAATTTGCTCGTAGCATCGAACCCCAGTTGAATGAGTTGATGGCGGAGACAAAAACCAAACAGGAATGA